Proteins encoded within one genomic window of Flavobacterium sp. NG2:
- a CDS encoding T9SS type A sorting domain-containing protein, whose protein sequence is MYTINKITFTLITALLFCTNNINSQKLTTLNTTVKDKTNLDIGFNRRSDNGTWWTDNSFKNLVAEMNPDVVRYPGGTQANYWDWRTGKFIPNAGKNGTNNEVLKIPGFVSVLPARTKIVYVVNMARPTPASGVDVNATEATLKSTATLNLKINDMLAAIAEFVAQGKEPYAVELGNEFYFGNEESGIFEIVESNGFYYGGWNAATNQPYQANSKKDATVFTAKFYVEQCNSVVAAIKAQYPNIKFAICTTKLESNAQTREVWNNTVFDELNKPNYASLKSNIYAVTQHHYLNTNYGVQTVISDNPSAEVAIAEGIQYPIDKLPDYNLVPNNYKIWYTEYGEVKEIADETWASAVRYAALVHSFMNSGDKVGQLDYHYISDKNVVKVLSPMKLAPVGIAAKLVAKASADMTVFQEINFENNTLTSGSVKSLYGFKFKSNTKEALLIINTSDSNFETVKIDNLFTYAGQPTITEYYSTAPAVSGVYEGDSSNNIATIIGSVTGGIVNIKKFSISVIEAANTTLGVDNHSINNSAVYPNPVTDFLKIQSEDTIESVSIWNIGGILVYNNDTFTGDGINLSSLLPGVYLVKIKTNKRTEIKKIVKF, encoded by the coding sequence ATGTACACCATAAATAAAATTACATTCACATTAATCACAGCACTATTATTTTGTACAAACAATATTAATAGTCAAAAATTGACGACTCTAAATACCACTGTAAAAGATAAAACCAATTTAGATATTGGATTTAACCGTAGATCAGATAACGGAACTTGGTGGACGGACAATTCATTCAAAAATTTAGTTGCTGAGATGAATCCAGATGTAGTACGTTATCCGGGAGGTACTCAAGCCAATTACTGGGATTGGAGAACGGGAAAATTTATTCCAAATGCGGGTAAAAACGGGACAAATAACGAAGTGCTAAAAATCCCGGGATTTGTAAGCGTACTTCCTGCGAGAACCAAAATTGTATATGTAGTCAATATGGCAAGGCCTACTCCTGCAAGTGGAGTAGATGTAAATGCTACCGAAGCAACACTTAAAAGTACAGCGACACTAAACTTAAAAATAAATGATATGCTTGCCGCTATAGCTGAATTTGTAGCGCAAGGAAAAGAGCCTTATGCAGTGGAACTTGGAAATGAGTTTTATTTTGGAAATGAGGAATCGGGTATTTTTGAAATTGTTGAAAGCAATGGCTTTTATTATGGCGGATGGAATGCTGCAACAAATCAACCTTATCAAGCTAATTCTAAAAAAGACGCCACAGTATTCACGGCAAAATTCTATGTAGAGCAATGTAATAGCGTAGTTGCTGCCATAAAAGCACAATACCCAAACATCAAATTTGCTATATGTACAACTAAATTAGAATCAAATGCACAAACAAGAGAAGTTTGGAACAATACTGTATTTGATGAGTTGAACAAACCAAATTATGCTTCATTAAAAAGTAATATTTATGCCGTTACCCAACACCATTATTTAAACACTAATTATGGAGTTCAAACTGTAATATCAGACAATCCATCAGCTGAAGTTGCCATTGCTGAAGGCATACAATATCCAATAGACAAACTACCAGATTATAATTTAGTACCTAACAATTATAAAATATGGTATACCGAATATGGTGAAGTAAAAGAAATAGCAGATGAGACATGGGCGTCAGCGGTTAGATACGCTGCATTAGTACATAGTTTTATGAATAGTGGCGACAAGGTAGGACAATTAGATTATCATTATATTTCTGATAAAAATGTTGTCAAAGTACTTTCTCCAATGAAATTAGCTCCTGTTGGAATTGCAGCAAAATTAGTAGCAAAAGCTTCTGCTGATATGACTGTATTTCAAGAAATAAATTTTGAAAATAACACTCTTACTTCGGGTTCTGTAAAATCATTATATGGTTTTAAGTTCAAGAGTAATACAAAAGAAGCCCTTCTAATCATCAATACAAGTGATTCTAATTTTGAGACCGTTAAGATTGATAATTTATTTACTTATGCTGGTCAGCCTACAATAACGGAATACTATTCTACTGCACCTGCTGTTTCTGGTGTTTACGAGGGGGATTCTAGTAATAACATTGCTACCATCATTGGAAGTGTAACTGGAGGAATTGTGAATATAAAAAAGTTTTCAATATCAGTTATTGAGGCTGCCAATACGACACTTGGAGTTGATAATCATTCCATAAACAATTCGGCTGTTTATCCTAATCCTGTTACGGATTTCCTTAAAATTCAAAGTGAAGACACGATAGAATCTGTCTCTATTTGGAATATTGGAGGAATACTTGTTTATAACAATGACACATTCACAGGAGATGGCATCAATCTAAGCTCATTGCTTCCAGGAGTGTATTTAGTTAAAATTAAAACCAATAAAAGGACAGAAATTAAAAAAATAGTTAAGTTTTAA
- a CDS encoding endo-1,4-beta-xylanase codes for MFSCSTKQRVVNEKSLKADKNQKFAIEPNNLLIGATLNYDELRTQKEVVYLKKFKYLTPANAAKQSRVHPQPDVWNWKQIDEFIQFANKNKLVVRLHGPISPQASKWAKEDHRTPKELETNLTEFATAFALHFNNEPVVKWMDVVNETILADGSWFGPKKGTDQWENPWLKMGLDENGFPLYIIKAFEIATKNATNIQLVYNQKVGMEDKMWDKVKETILYIRSKGFRVDGIGWQAHLLLGAKREDFVDNTEATMQKLANLIDWAHQNKLAFHVTELDYLVKHKKNVESERQVQKRVYQQLVDVLVAKSKNGQVTLNLWDVGERYKKNTGYFQSIYDAKMNPTPAYQVINKVNKNKL; via the coding sequence TTGTTTTCATGTAGTACTAAGCAACGAGTAGTAAACGAGAAATCCCTCAAGGCAGATAAGAATCAAAAATTCGCAATTGAACCTAATAATTTACTGATTGGAGCGACTCTAAATTATGATGAATTGCGTACTCAAAAAGAAGTGGTTTATTTAAAAAAATTTAAATATCTCACTCCTGCAAACGCAGCTAAACAATCTAGAGTTCATCCACAACCCGATGTTTGGAATTGGAAACAAATTGATGAGTTTATACAATTTGCGAATAAAAATAAACTAGTAGTGAGACTTCATGGCCCCATAAGTCCACAAGCGTCAAAATGGGCTAAAGAGGATCATCGTACCCCAAAAGAATTAGAAACAAATTTAACTGAATTTGCCACCGCTTTTGCTTTGCATTTTAATAACGAACCAGTTGTAAAATGGATGGACGTGGTCAATGAAACTATTCTGGCAGATGGCAGTTGGTTTGGACCTAAAAAAGGAACAGACCAATGGGAAAATCCTTGGTTAAAAATGGGATTGGATGAAAATGGATTTCCGTTGTATATTATTAAAGCCTTTGAAATCGCTACCAAGAATGCTACTAACATCCAATTAGTATACAACCAGAAGGTGGGTATGGAAGATAAAATGTGGGATAAAGTCAAAGAAACCATTTTGTATATCCGTTCCAAAGGTTTTCGTGTGGATGGTATCGGTTGGCAAGCTCATTTGTTATTGGGAGCCAAACGAGAAGATTTTGTTGATAATACCGAGGCTACGATGCAAAAACTAGCCAATCTTATTGATTGGGCACATCAAAATAAATTGGCTTTTCATGTAACCGAATTAGATTATTTGGTCAAACACAAAAAGAATGTGGAATCTGAACGCCAAGTTCAAAAAAGGGTGTACCAACAACTAGTAGATGTATTAGTCGCAAAAAGTAAAAACGGGCAAGTAACACTCAATCTTTGGGATGTTGGGGAACGTTATAAAAAAAATACTGGTTATTTTCAATCTATTTATGATGCAAAAATGAATCCAACACCTGCTTATCAGGTGATTAATAAAGTTAATAAAAATAAGCTATAA
- a CDS encoding endo-1,4-beta-xylanase — protein sequence MKSSFLHTILFLCSAFVLNAQEIPAGGDGLVDSTKLKYSKLTKEEGMVEVVSENNSTTLIATTIKQPQFIYNLGVRIPLISKNITPEQPMLLSFQARTLESSLETAEAKISWIYKQSESSDPKDVIQRTVSLSQKWQTYYLPFKALKTSNGNDVLSMLFGFTPQKFEIKDIQLQLYPKNFDFEKLPKTKITYAGMEANAPWRVEAEKRIEAHRKGNFEIAFSVKGKKVQNTNVHLNLQKHAFSFGAAINAEDIVKDVRHFDAVQKMFTAIVFENDLKMKKWTLVKKRPIIVEAIDKLNESNIKVKGHALVWPSFRYMSENIRANKDNPEKVKELVFSHIKSITEATKGKISHWDVLNEVYTNKELQNIFGGSEDILFEAFQKLKEYDHKAERFINEYGIISGGGINKTKQDWYYNFVKTIDAKTGGLLDGVGMQSHIGSDLTPPEKVIEILNRFSDLRKKISISEFTLDILDDDIKAQYTNDYMTAAFSQPSVSEFLFWGYYEPSNPKAGLLDENFQLTKMGKAYSNLVHNKWQTNISKNTDANGKISDRGFYGTYQYDFTLDGKFYKGSFEVKPESKNQIKIAL from the coding sequence ATGAAATCAAGTTTTTTACATACAATCCTTTTCCTGTGTTCGGCTTTTGTACTTAACGCCCAAGAGATTCCCGCTGGTGGTGATGGTTTAGTAGATAGTACTAAATTAAAATATTCGAAACTAACCAAGGAAGAAGGAATGGTCGAAGTGGTTAGCGAAAATAATTCGACAACATTGATTGCAACAACGATAAAACAACCTCAGTTTATTTATAATTTAGGGGTAAGAATTCCATTGATTTCCAAAAATATCACTCCCGAACAACCGATGTTATTGTCCTTTCAAGCCAGAACATTAGAATCGAGTTTAGAAACGGCTGAGGCTAAAATTTCGTGGATTTACAAACAGTCAGAGTCTTCAGACCCTAAAGATGTAATTCAAAGAACGGTGAGTTTGTCACAAAAATGGCAAACCTATTATTTGCCCTTTAAAGCTTTAAAAACGAGTAATGGCAATGATGTGCTTTCGATGTTGTTTGGTTTTACTCCTCAAAAATTTGAAATTAAAGACATTCAGTTACAGTTGTATCCAAAGAATTTTGATTTTGAAAAATTGCCAAAAACAAAAATTACCTATGCCGGTATGGAAGCTAATGCGCCTTGGCGAGTTGAAGCTGAAAAAAGAATTGAAGCGCATCGCAAAGGGAATTTTGAAATAGCATTTTCGGTGAAAGGCAAGAAAGTTCAAAACACCAATGTTCATCTCAATTTACAAAAACACGCTTTTTCTTTTGGAGCAGCCATCAATGCCGAGGATATTGTTAAAGACGTCAGACATTTTGATGCCGTACAAAAAATGTTTACTGCCATTGTTTTTGAAAATGATTTAAAAATGAAAAAATGGACTTTGGTTAAGAAAAGACCCATAATAGTTGAAGCCATCGACAAATTAAATGAAAGCAATATCAAGGTCAAAGGTCATGCGCTGGTTTGGCCAAGTTTTAGATATATGAGTGAAAATATTCGGGCAAACAAAGACAATCCTGAAAAGGTGAAAGAACTTGTTTTTAGTCATATCAAAAGTATTACGGAAGCGACCAAAGGCAAAATTTCGCATTGGGATGTGTTGAACGAAGTTTATACGAACAAGGAGTTGCAAAATATTTTTGGAGGGTCGGAGGATATTTTATTTGAAGCCTTTCAAAAACTAAAAGAATACGACCACAAAGCGGAACGTTTTATTAATGAATACGGCATCATCAGCGGTGGTGGGATTAATAAAACTAAACAAGATTGGTACTACAATTTTGTAAAAACGATTGATGCTAAAACAGGAGGGCTACTAGATGGTGTGGGTATGCAAAGTCATATTGGGAGCGATTTGACTCCGCCTGAAAAAGTGATAGAAATCTTGAATCGTTTTTCGGATTTGCGTAAAAAAATCAGTATTTCAGAATTTACGTTGGACATCTTAGATGATGATATCAAAGCACAATATACCAATGATTATATGACGGCGGCTTTCAGTCAACCTTCGGTGAGTGAGTTTTTGTTTTGGGGATATTATGAACCATCAAATCCGAAAGCGGGCTTGCTTGACGAAAATTTTCAACTGACTAAAATGGGTAAGGCCTATTCGAATCTTGTACATAATAAATGGCAAACGAATATTTCCAAAAACACGGATGCAAACGGTAAAATCTCGGACAGAGGTTTTTATGGAACCTATCAATATGATTTTACTTTGGATGGAAAATTCTACAAAGGCAGTTTTGAAGTCAAGCCAGAATCTAAAAATCAAATCAAAATAGCTTTATAA
- a CDS encoding sulfatase gives MNFPKVYLFGIFVVLTVNCKSKSRVFSESIPKKQPNILIIHVDDLGYHDLSVNGSKIYQTPNIDQLAKESVQFQNAYANYPRCVPSRYAMLTGGYPIQNGEVPDDGFEMNNVPDSKNLIKAIKETGYQTAYFGKWHLGEGDSSPKTFGFETTVAAGLAGSPISYIYPFNQPKKGKGTSEKDPIKDLDEISKKGDYLTDVLTEQVVQYIQKRDKNKPFMAMLAFYAVHQPLEAKEEDVKRNQQEIDAFDYGNQPEFINEGTGRTKMRQNHATYAAMVENMDENVGKLLQLLKTLNIDDNTMVILSSDHGGLSNDGTNKRDLATSNYPLRAGKGWLYEGGIKVPLMVKWKNHFEPREDKNSLIMLMDVFPTLLDLTAHKKLDTDGISFLPILTKKEQVKERTVFWHSSKARPTQTGDTKSSAIRVGDYKLINWYETGKTELYNIVQDPSESNNIAQKQPETTQQLLQKLNYWKSKF, from the coding sequence ATGAACTTTCCAAAAGTGTATCTATTTGGGATTTTTGTAGTACTTACAGTGAATTGTAAATCAAAATCACGTGTTTTTTCTGAAAGTATTCCAAAAAAACAACCAAACATTCTTATTATCCATGTTGATGATCTAGGGTATCATGATTTAAGTGTCAATGGTTCTAAAATTTATCAAACGCCAAATATTGACCAATTAGCAAAGGAATCCGTTCAGTTTCAAAATGCGTATGCTAATTATCCTCGTTGTGTGCCTTCGCGTTATGCGATGCTTACAGGAGGATATCCAATACAAAATGGAGAAGTTCCAGATGATGGTTTCGAAATGAACAATGTTCCAGACAGCAAAAACTTAATCAAAGCGATTAAGGAAACAGGTTATCAAACGGCTTATTTTGGCAAATGGCATTTGGGCGAAGGCGATAGTAGTCCTAAGACTTTTGGGTTTGAAACTACCGTGGCAGCAGGACTAGCAGGTTCTCCGATTAGTTATATTTATCCGTTTAACCAACCTAAAAAAGGAAAAGGAACTTCTGAAAAAGACCCTATTAAAGATTTAGACGAAATCAGTAAAAAAGGCGATTATTTAACCGATGTGCTAACTGAGCAAGTGGTTCAGTACATTCAAAAGAGAGATAAAAACAAACCTTTTATGGCGATGCTGGCTTTTTATGCAGTTCACCAACCATTAGAAGCTAAAGAAGAAGATGTAAAACGCAATCAACAGGAAATAGACGCCTTTGATTACGGAAACCAACCCGAATTTATCAATGAAGGAACAGGCCGAACTAAAATGCGTCAAAACCATGCTACTTATGCTGCTATGGTCGAAAATATGGATGAGAATGTGGGTAAACTTCTTCAATTGCTAAAAACATTGAACATTGATGACAATACGATGGTTATTCTGTCATCAGATCATGGAGGTTTATCTAATGACGGGACTAACAAACGTGATTTGGCTACTTCTAATTATCCGTTGCGTGCGGGAAAAGGATGGTTGTACGAAGGAGGAATTAAAGTACCTTTAATGGTGAAATGGAAAAATCATTTTGAACCCAGAGAAGATAAAAATTCCTTAATCATGCTGATGGATGTATTTCCAACCTTACTCGATTTGACGGCTCATAAAAAATTAGATACTGACGGAATTAGTTTTTTACCTATATTAACTAAAAAAGAACAGGTAAAAGAACGAACTGTTTTCTGGCATTCTTCAAAGGCAAGACCGACACAAACAGGAGACACAAAATCATCGGCTATTCGCGTAGGCGATTACAAATTGATTAATTGGTACGAAACTGGGAAAACAGAATTGTATAATATTGTTCAAGACCCATCGGAAAGCAATAATATTGCCCAAAAACAACCCGAAACAACCCAACAGCTTTTGCAAAAACTAAACTATTGGAAATCTAAATTTTAA
- a CDS encoding sulfatase: protein MKNIFKIVGIVCCALLVTTKIEAQKKPNILFILVDDFGYHDISSNGSKIYQTPNMDALAKTSVSFENGYCSYPRCVPSRYALMTGTYPVNEDHGDLSKLNPEQNFIKTFKSNGYSSFFVGKWHLGSDGSSPVGIGYDQSFAAGDAGATDQQFYPFNTKRVAGAKGEKAPIEDVEKFAKEGDYLSDVLTKRTIAYIKESKKDKPFLGVLAFYAVHTPIEAKKEDEARNQKEINAFDFGSTPEYVKEGHAETKMRQDNAKYAGMVENVDENVGKLIKALKDQGLYDNTIIVLTSDHGGLSTRGGKREVATTNFPLRAGKGWLYEGGLRVPLMVHVPNTKPFVDKESIVLGMDIFPTLTDLALNKEISGIDGKSFKNIITKKENWNDRVVYWNSYKARPTQTGDDKTSAVRKGEYKLLEFVESGKIELYNIKKDSGEQHDLAATMPEKKAELLALLTKWKKDYQIKMKANHKSGGENISPKKEAEMEAKKEAKRAERKAAKKQE, encoded by the coding sequence ATGAAAAATATTTTTAAAATAGTAGGAATTGTTTGTTGTGCCTTATTGGTTACAACAAAAATAGAAGCTCAAAAAAAACCAAACATTCTATTTATTCTGGTAGATGATTTTGGGTATCACGACATCAGCAGCAACGGTTCTAAGATTTACCAAACACCCAATATGGATGCCCTTGCGAAAACTTCAGTTAGTTTTGAAAACGGCTATTGTAGTTACCCTCGTTGTGTGCCTTCTCGCTATGCATTGATGACAGGAACTTATCCTGTGAATGAAGACCACGGGGATTTGAGTAAATTAAATCCAGAACAAAACTTCATCAAAACTTTCAAATCAAATGGGTACAGTTCCTTTTTTGTTGGAAAATGGCATTTAGGTTCTGATGGAAGTAGCCCTGTAGGAATAGGATATGACCAATCATTTGCTGCTGGTGATGCAGGTGCAACTGACCAACAATTTTATCCTTTTAATACCAAACGAGTAGCAGGAGCAAAAGGTGAAAAAGCACCTATTGAAGATGTTGAGAAATTTGCAAAAGAAGGAGATTATTTATCTGATGTATTGACAAAAAGAACCATTGCTTATATCAAAGAAAGTAAAAAAGACAAACCCTTTCTGGGTGTTTTAGCATTCTATGCTGTGCATACGCCAATTGAAGCGAAAAAAGAAGATGAAGCTCGAAATCAAAAAGAAATCAATGCTTTTGATTTTGGTTCAACTCCTGAATATGTAAAAGAAGGACATGCCGAAACTAAAATGCGTCAAGATAATGCTAAGTATGCTGGTATGGTTGAAAATGTAGATGAAAATGTGGGTAAATTGATTAAAGCGTTAAAAGATCAAGGACTTTATGATAATACCATCATTGTTTTGACTTCTGATCATGGTGGACTTTCAACTAGAGGAGGTAAGAGAGAAGTGGCTACCACTAATTTCCCTTTAAGAGCAGGGAAAGGTTGGTTGTATGAAGGTGGACTTCGCGTTCCATTGATGGTTCATGTACCTAATACAAAACCTTTTGTTGATAAAGAGTCAATTGTTTTAGGAATGGATATTTTTCCAACTTTGACGGATTTAGCATTAAACAAAGAAATCTCTGGAATTGACGGAAAGAGCTTTAAAAACATCATTACAAAGAAAGAAAACTGGAACGATAGAGTTGTTTATTGGAATTCATACAAAGCGAGACCTACTCAAACAGGTGACGACAAAACATCAGCTGTGCGTAAAGGTGAATATAAATTGTTAGAATTTGTTGAATCAGGTAAGATTGAATTGTACAATATCAAAAAAGATAGTGGTGAACAACATGATTTAGCAGCGACCATGCCAGAAAAAAAAGCAGAATTATTAGCACTTCTGACAAAATGGAAAAAAGACTATCAAATTAAAATGAAAGCAAACCACAAATCAGGTGGCGAGAATATTTCTCCTAAAAAAGAGGCTGAAATGGAAGCTAAAAAAGAAGCCAAAAGAGCGGAACGTAAAGCAGCTAAAAAGCAAGAATAA